The following proteins are co-located in the Neofelis nebulosa isolate mNeoNeb1 chromosome 18, mNeoNeb1.pri, whole genome shotgun sequence genome:
- the CARHSP1 gene encoding calcium-regulated heat-stable protein 1 isoform X1 — MAGERQAGGGEGPGVSLHPSIPVSNTARSAMSSEPPPPPQPPTHQASVGLLDSQRARDRSPSPLRGNVVPSPLPTRRTRTFSATVRASQGPVYKGVCKCFCRSKGHGFITPADGGPDIFLHISDVEGEYVPVEGDEVTYKMCSIPPKNEKLQAVEVVITHLAPGTKHETWSGHVVSS, encoded by the exons ATGGccggagagaggcaggcagggggtggTGAAGGCCCCGGGGTCTCCCTGCACCCCTCCATCCCGGTTTCTAACACTGCCAG GTCAGCCATGTCATCTGAGCCACCTCCACCGCCACAGCCCCCAACACACCAGGCTTCGGTCGGGCTGCTGGACAGCCAGCGGGCCCGAGATCGGTCACCGTCCCCTCTCCGGGGCAACGTGGTCCCGAGCCCGCTGCCCACCCGCCGGACGAGGACCTTCTCGGC GACGGTGCGGGCTTCGCAAGGTCCTGTCTACAAAGGAGTCTGCAAATGCTTCTGTCGATCCAAGGGCCACGGCTTCATTACCCCGGCCGATGGTGGCCCCGACATCTTCCTGCACATTTCTGA cgTGGAGGGGGAGTATGTCCCCGTGGAAGGCGACGAGGTCACCTATAAGATGTGCTCCATCCCCCCCAAGAACGAGAAGCTGCAGGCCGTGGAGGTGGTCATCACCCATCTGGCCCCGGGCACCAAGCACGAGACCTGGTCCGGCCACGTCGTCAGCTCCTAG
- the CARHSP1 gene encoding calcium-regulated heat-stable protein 1 isoform X2, which translates to MSSEPPPPPQPPTHQASVGLLDSQRARDRSPSPLRGNVVPSPLPTRRTRTFSATVRASQGPVYKGVCKCFCRSKGHGFITPADGGPDIFLHISDVEGEYVPVEGDEVTYKMCSIPPKNEKLQAVEVVITHLAPGTKHETWSGHVVSS; encoded by the exons ATGTCATCTGAGCCACCTCCACCGCCACAGCCCCCAACACACCAGGCTTCGGTCGGGCTGCTGGACAGCCAGCGGGCCCGAGATCGGTCACCGTCCCCTCTCCGGGGCAACGTGGTCCCGAGCCCGCTGCCCACCCGCCGGACGAGGACCTTCTCGGC GACGGTGCGGGCTTCGCAAGGTCCTGTCTACAAAGGAGTCTGCAAATGCTTCTGTCGATCCAAGGGCCACGGCTTCATTACCCCGGCCGATGGTGGCCCCGACATCTTCCTGCACATTTCTGA cgTGGAGGGGGAGTATGTCCCCGTGGAAGGCGACGAGGTCACCTATAAGATGTGCTCCATCCCCCCCAAGAACGAGAAGCTGCAGGCCGTGGAGGTGGTCATCACCCATCTGGCCCCGGGCACCAAGCACGAGACCTGGTCCGGCCACGTCGTCAGCTCCTAG
- the PMM2 gene encoding phosphomannomutase 2 isoform X1, translating into MAASGPALCLFDVDGTLTAPRQKITKEMDGFLQNLRRKIKIGVVGGSDFEKVQEQLGSDVVEKYDYVFPENGLVAYKDGKLLCKQNIQGHLGEALIQDLINYCLSYIAKIKLPRKRGTFIEFRNGMLNVSPIGRSCSQEERMEFHELDKKENIRQKFVADLQKEFAGKGITFSIGGQISIDVFPDGWDKRYCLGHVEKDGYKTIYFFGDKTMPGGNDHEIFTDPRTVGYTVTAPEDTRRICEELFS; encoded by the exons AAAATCACCAAGGAAATGGACGGCTTTCTCCAAAACCTGAGACGGAAGATCAAGATTGGAGTGGTGGGCGGGTCCGACTTTGAGAAAGTGCAGGAGCAGCTGGGAAGTGACG TGGTTGAAAAATATGATTATGTGTTTCCAGAAAATGGCCTGGTAGCATACAAAGATGGGAAACTCTTGTGTAAACAG AACATTCAGGGTCACCTGGGGGAGGCCCTGATCCAAGATTTAATCAACTACTGCCTGAGCTACATTGCGAAAATTAAGCTCCCGCGAAAGAG AGGCACTTTCATTGAGTTCCGAAATGGGATGTTAAATGTGTCCCCCATTGGAAGAAGCTGCAGCCAAGAAGAACGCATGGAGTTTCATGAACTCGATAAG aaagaaaacataagacaGAAGTTCGTAGCAGATCTGCAGAAGGAGTTTGCAGGAAAAGGCATCACGTTCTCTATAG GAGGCCAGATCAGCATTGACGTCTTTCCTGATGGATGGGACAAGAGGTACTGCCTGGGACATGTGGAAAAAGACGGCTATAAGACCATCTATTTCTTCGGAGACAAAACCATGCCG GGCGGGAACGACCACGAGATATTCACTGACCCGAGGACCGTGGGCTACACAGTGACAGCGCCCGAGGACACCCGCAGGATCTGTGAAGAGCTGTTCTCCTAG
- the PMM2 gene encoding phosphomannomutase 2 isoform X2, protein MAASGPALCLFDVDGTLTAPRQKITKEMDGFLQNLRRKIKIGVVGGSDFEKVQEQLGSDVVEKYDYVFPENGLVAYKDGKLLCKQNIQGHLGEALIQDLINYCLSYIAKIKLPRKRGTFIEFRNGMLNVSPIGRSCSQEERMEFHELDKKENIRQKFVADLQKEFAGKGITFSIGIMHADGLQEREARSALTSFLMDGTRGTAWDMWKKTAIRPSISSETKPCRAGTTTRYSLTRGPWATQ, encoded by the exons AAAATCACCAAGGAAATGGACGGCTTTCTCCAAAACCTGAGACGGAAGATCAAGATTGGAGTGGTGGGCGGGTCCGACTTTGAGAAAGTGCAGGAGCAGCTGGGAAGTGACG TGGTTGAAAAATATGATTATGTGTTTCCAGAAAATGGCCTGGTAGCATACAAAGATGGGAAACTCTTGTGTAAACAG AACATTCAGGGTCACCTGGGGGAGGCCCTGATCCAAGATTTAATCAACTACTGCCTGAGCTACATTGCGAAAATTAAGCTCCCGCGAAAGAG AGGCACTTTCATTGAGTTCCGAAATGGGATGTTAAATGTGTCCCCCATTGGAAGAAGCTGCAGCCAAGAAGAACGCATGGAGTTTCATGAACTCGATAAG aaagaaaacataagacaGAAGTTCGTAGCAGATCTGCAGAAGGAGTTTGCAGGAAAAGGCATCACGTTCTCTATAGGTATCATGCATGCGGACGGGCTTCAGGAGCGG GAGGCCAGATCAGCATTGACGTCTTTCCTGATGGATGGGACAAGAGGTACTGCCTGGGACATGTGGAAAAAGACGGCTATAAGACCATCTATTTCTTCGGAGACAAAACCATGCCG GGCGGGAACGACCACGAGATATTCACTGACCCGAGGACCGTGGGCTACACAGTGA